TTGTCTCCGTCAACGTAGCACGACAGTGAACCTCTTTCTTTGGGATACGGCTGGGCAAGAAACAGTTAGTTCTGTAAAGGATATTTATTACCTTGATGCCGCGGTGGCTATCCTGGTTTTCAGCACCGACAGTAGCGAGAGTTTCGCGAGAATAGAGATGTGGAAGAGGTGCGTTGagcgtgtgtgtggaagcATACCAATGGTTCTGTGCCAGACAAAGTTTGATCTTGCACGGCAGGCCGCTGTAGTGGCTGAAGAGGTGGAGAAACTCGCTGTTAAGTTGCAGTTGCCTTTGTTTCGCGTCTCTACGAAGGATGGATTTAATGTCACCCAGTTGTTCGAGTACGTGGCAGCAATGTGCGTTAGCGAGGCGCCGGGGGGCGAATGTGGACGGACCGGCAAATTAAAGAGTGAGGCGGATGGAAACGGCTCCACAGGTGCGGGGAACGCAGGGAAGTCAT
This region of Trypanosoma brucei gambiense DAL972 chromosome 10, complete sequence genomic DNA includes:
- a CDS encoding GTP-binding protein homolog RAB1, giving the protein MLKRGGLNGVKVIVIGDENVGKSSLLRRFVTGTFSNQYNRTVGVEYMEKSVCLRQRSTTVNLFLWDTAGQETVSSVKDIYYLDAAVAILVFSTDSSESFARIEMWKRCVERVCGSIPMVLCQTKFDLARQAAVVAEEVEKLAVKLQLPLFRVSTKDGFNVTQLFEYVAAMCVSEAPGGECGRTGKLKSEADGNGSTGAGNAGKSSKSGGAGKKSSKKSKKKKCSVM